One genomic segment of Polyodon spathula isolate WHYD16114869_AA chromosome 17, ASM1765450v1, whole genome shotgun sequence includes these proteins:
- the LOC121329574 gene encoding RNA-binding protein 25-like isoform X1 gives MEPETASLLFRLRSGQIQAGAVQKMSFPPHMNRPQIGIPPLPPGIPPPQFAGFPQTVPPGTPMIPVHMGIMTSAPTVLVPTMPMVGKPMGPRKDFPGMRNKENDDSGGPTTTVFVGNISEKASDMLIRQLLAKCGLVLSWKRVQGASGKLQGKNRTAFGFCEYKEPESTLRSLRLLHELQIGDKKLLVKVDAKTKAQLDEWKAKKRSANGVCSTIYLCSV, from the exons ATGGAACCCGAGACAGCCTCCCTACTTTTCAGGCTGAGGTCTGGACAGATACAG GCTGGAGCTGTACAGAAAATGTCATTTCCCCCTCACATGAATCGCCCACAAATTGGGATTCCCCCTCTTCCGCCGGGGATCCCCCCTCCCCAGTTTGCAGGCTTTCCTCAGACTGTACCTCCAG GGACACCTATGATTCCAGTTCATATGGGCATTATGACATCTGCTCCTACT GTCCTGGTCCCCACTATGCCCATGGTAGGGAAGCCAATGGGACCTCGCAAAGACTTCCCTGGCATGAGAAACAAGGAGAACGATGACAGCGGTGGTCCAACCACGACAGTCTTTGTGGGAAACATCTCAGAAAAAGCTTCCGACATGCTTATTCGGCAACTGTTAGCA AAATGTGGCTTGGTACTAAGCTGGAAAAGAGTTCAAGGAGCTTCTGGAAAACTCCAAGGTAAAAACAGAACAG CGTTTGGTTTCTGCGAGTACAAGGAGCCTGAATCCACACTCCGCTCACTACGGTTGTTGCACGAGTTGCAGATTGGGGACAAGAAGCTGCTGGTGAAAGTGGATGCCAAGACCAAAGCACAGCTGGATGAGTGGAAAGCCAAGAAAAGGAGCGCAAATGGGGTATGTAGTACTATATACCTCTGCTCAGTATAG
- the LOC121329574 gene encoding RNA-binding protein 25-like isoform X2 gives MEPETASLLFRLRSGQIQAGAVQKMSFPPHMNRPQIGIPPLPPGIPPPQFAGFPQTVPPGTPMIPVHMGIMTSAPTVLVPTMPMVGKPMGPRKDFPGMRNKENDDSGGPTTTVFVGNISEKASDMLIRQLLAKCGLVLSWKRVQGASGKLQAFGFCEYKEPESTLRSLRLLHELQIGDKKLLVKVDAKTKAQLDEWKAKKRSANGVCSTIYLCSV, from the exons ATGGAACCCGAGACAGCCTCCCTACTTTTCAGGCTGAGGTCTGGACAGATACAG GCTGGAGCTGTACAGAAAATGTCATTTCCCCCTCACATGAATCGCCCACAAATTGGGATTCCCCCTCTTCCGCCGGGGATCCCCCCTCCCCAGTTTGCAGGCTTTCCTCAGACTGTACCTCCAG GGACACCTATGATTCCAGTTCATATGGGCATTATGACATCTGCTCCTACT GTCCTGGTCCCCACTATGCCCATGGTAGGGAAGCCAATGGGACCTCGCAAAGACTTCCCTGGCATGAGAAACAAGGAGAACGATGACAGCGGTGGTCCAACCACGACAGTCTTTGTGGGAAACATCTCAGAAAAAGCTTCCGACATGCTTATTCGGCAACTGTTAGCA AAATGTGGCTTGGTACTAAGCTGGAAAAGAGTTCAAGGAGCTTCTGGAAAACTCCAAG CGTTTGGTTTCTGCGAGTACAAGGAGCCTGAATCCACACTCCGCTCACTACGGTTGTTGCACGAGTTGCAGATTGGGGACAAGAAGCTGCTGGTGAAAGTGGATGCCAAGACCAAAGCACAGCTGGATGAGTGGAAAGCCAAGAAAAGGAGCGCAAATGGGGTATGTAGTACTATATACCTCTGCTCAGTATAG
- the LOC121329574 gene encoding RNA-binding protein 25-like isoform X3, translated as MSFPPHMNRPQIGIPPLPPGIPPPQFAGFPQTVPPGTPMIPVHMGIMTSAPTVLVPTMPMVGKPMGPRKDFPGMRNKENDDSGGPTTTVFVGNISEKASDMLIRQLLAKCGLVLSWKRVQGASGKLQGKNRTAFGFCEYKEPESTLRSLRLLHELQIGDKKLLVKVDAKTKAQLDEWKAKKRSANGVCSTIYLCSV; from the exons ATGTCATTTCCCCCTCACATGAATCGCCCACAAATTGGGATTCCCCCTCTTCCGCCGGGGATCCCCCCTCCCCAGTTTGCAGGCTTTCCTCAGACTGTACCTCCAG GGACACCTATGATTCCAGTTCATATGGGCATTATGACATCTGCTCCTACT GTCCTGGTCCCCACTATGCCCATGGTAGGGAAGCCAATGGGACCTCGCAAAGACTTCCCTGGCATGAGAAACAAGGAGAACGATGACAGCGGTGGTCCAACCACGACAGTCTTTGTGGGAAACATCTCAGAAAAAGCTTCCGACATGCTTATTCGGCAACTGTTAGCA AAATGTGGCTTGGTACTAAGCTGGAAAAGAGTTCAAGGAGCTTCTGGAAAACTCCAAGGTAAAAACAGAACAG CGTTTGGTTTCTGCGAGTACAAGGAGCCTGAATCCACACTCCGCTCACTACGGTTGTTGCACGAGTTGCAGATTGGGGACAAGAAGCTGCTGGTGAAAGTGGATGCCAAGACCAAAGCACAGCTGGATGAGTGGAAAGCCAAGAAAAGGAGCGCAAATGGGGTATGTAGTACTATATACCTCTGCTCAGTATAG
- the LOC121330119 gene encoding insulin-like growth factor 2 mRNA-binding protein 2, giving the protein MNKLYIGNLSPSVTAEDLKTLFGERKLPLAGQVLLKSGYAFVDFPDQNWAIKAIESLSGKVELHGKVIEVDYSVPKKLRYGAIGCCY; this is encoded by the exons ATGAACAAACTATACATCGGGAACCTGAGCCCTTCAGTGACTGCCGAGGACCTGAAGACGCTCTTCGGGGAGAGGAAGCTCCCTCTAGCCGGTCAGGTCCTGCTCAAGTCCGGTTATGCTTTTGTGGATTTCCCCGACCAAAACTGGGCCATTAAAGCAATTGAGTCTTTATCTG GCAAAGTCGAATTACACGGAAAGGTGATTGAGGTAGACTACTCTGTCCCGAAGAAGCTAAGGTATGGTGCTATTGGGTGTTGTTATTAA
- the LOC121329734 gene encoding zinc finger FYVE domain-containing protein 1-like — protein MSAQAPSSEKGVNTGLVCQESYACGGSEEAMFECDECGSLQCQRCELELHRQDRLKNHERVRIGPGHVPYCDTCKGASGSPGFGHRQRATFRCQGCKTNLCADCQKRTHSGVNKRKHPISAYPPSKATEEAAAVNEGEAQKRRLLERVRCFLLVDENEEIQVRDEEEFAKKLDCNQDEHLKVVSIFGNTGEGKSHTLNHTFFMGREVFQTSPAQESCTVGVWAALDPLHRVVVMDTEGLLGTSSNLGQRTRLLLKVLAVSDLVIYRTHADRLHDDLFKFLGDASDAYLKYFTKELKATTARFGLDVPLSSLGPAVIIFHETVHTTLLGSGKLLKTVLKAECIFFFF, from the exons ATGAGTGCCCAAGCTCCGTCCTCAGAGAAAGGAGTGAACACTGGCCTGGTGTGCCAGGAGAGCTATGCCTGTGGTGGCTCAGAAGAAGCCATGTTCGAGTGTGATGAGTGTGGGAGCCTGCAGTGCCAGCGATGTGAACTGGAGCTGCACCGTCAGGACCGGCTCAAGAATCACGAGCGGGTCCGCATCGGGCCAGGACACGTCCCCTACTGCGACACCTGCAAGGGGGCCAGTGGCAGTCCGGGGTTTGGGCACCGACAGAGAGCAACCTTCAGGTGCCAGGGATGCAAGACCAATCTGTGCGCCGACTGCCAGAAGCGCACCCACAGCGGGGTGAACAAGAGGAAGCACCCCATCAGCGCCTACCCCCCCAGCAAGGCCACGGAGGAGGCAGCAGCCGTAAATGAGGGAGAGGCCCAGAAGAGACGGCTCCTCGAGAGGGTCCGCTGCTTCCTCCTGGTGGATGAGAACGAGGAGATCCAG GTCAGAGACGAGGAAGAATTTGCCAAGAAGCTGGACTGCAACCAGGACGAGCATCTCAAAGTGGTGTCAATTTTCGGGAATACGGGTGAGGGCAAGTCCCACACGCTGAACCACACCTTCTTCATGGGCAGAGAGGTGTTCCAGACCTCTCCCGCCCAGGAGTCCTGCACTGTGGGGGTGTGGGCAGCTCTGGACCCCCTGCACAGAGTGGTGGTGATGGACACGGAGGGGCTGCTGGGCACCAGCTCAAACCTGGGCCAGCGCACCCGGCTGCTGCTCAAGGTCCTGGCGGTGTCGGACTTGGTGATCTACCGCACGCACGCTGACCGGCTGCACGATGACCTCTTCAAGTTTCTGGGCGATGCCTCGGACGCCTACCTGAAGTACTTCACCAAGGAGCTGAAGGCCACCACTGCCCGCTTTGGCCTGGATGTACCTCTGTCCTCTCTGGGGCCGGCGGTCATCATCTTCCATGAGACAGTGCACACCACACTGCTGGGCTCAGGtaagcttttaaaaacagttttaaaagctgaatgcatatttttttttttttag